In Felis catus isolate Fca126 chromosome B1, F.catus_Fca126_mat1.0, whole genome shotgun sequence, the sequence TGCGAGACCCGCCCCCTCAGCGGCCCACGCGGCCCGggagccctctccctccctccacccaccgcACGCCCGAACCTGCGcaccgcgccgccgccgccgccgcgcgctcCGGGCACTTCCGGCGCCCGGACTTCCTCGCGAGAGGACCAGGCGGCGCGGGCGGAGGGCGCGCGAGCGCGCCCCCGAGGCCACACGCCTGCTCGTAGGCGAGGCGTGGTCACAAGCGTGTGCGCGCGCCCGCCGGCCCCGGCCCGTTTCCCCGAAAT encodes:
- the LOC109499240 gene encoding Y-box-binding protein 2-like isoform X2, which produces MTPQSEAGRGLPQPPRPRASPESSDPGGTCETRPLSGPRGPGALSLPPPTARPNLRTAPPPPPRAPGTSGARTSSREDQAARAEGARARPRGHTPARRRGVVTSVCARPPAPARFPEIRPSASMRRRRFGSEASGTAGHMKRTVSGGVTRC
- the LOC109499240 gene encoding Y-box-binding protein 2-like isoform X1, whose amino-acid sequence is MTPQSEAGRGLPQPPRPRASPESSDPGGTCETRPLSGPRGPGALSLPPPTARPNLRTAPPPPPRAPGTSGARTSSREDQAARAEGARARPRGHTPARRRGVVTSVCARPPAPARFPEIRPSASMRRRRFGSEASGTAGVKKLGPSTEAQFSWSPADVTLLVCRGTKPLHSVRIS